In Pedobacter sp. W3I1, one DNA window encodes the following:
- a CDS encoding NIPSNAP family protein, translating to MLQRIKISSLFLLVLLSSAFTVNASKIDFYQIKIYHLKTDAQEKTVDDYLQKAYLPALHRSGIAKVGVFKPIVSDPAVVVEKLIYVFIPLKSFDGVLELDKKLAKDQQYAVDGKSYLEASYTEVPYERLESIVLKAFEEAPHFMLPNLKSPMKERVYELRSYEGPTEKYFQNKVQMFNKGDEIGLFKRLNFNAVFYGEVIAGSRMPNLMYLTTFENKADRDAHWKAFSADDYWKKLSAMPEYQHNVSKNDTRFVYPTDYSDF from the coding sequence ATGTTGCAAAGAATTAAAATATCCAGTCTGTTTTTACTCGTGCTATTATCTAGCGCATTTACTGTTAATGCATCGAAAATAGATTTCTATCAGATCAAAATATACCATTTGAAAACCGATGCGCAAGAAAAAACAGTAGATGATTATCTGCAGAAAGCATATTTGCCAGCTTTACATCGTTCTGGAATTGCAAAAGTAGGCGTGTTTAAACCCATTGTTAGTGATCCGGCGGTGGTTGTAGAAAAACTTATTTATGTGTTTATTCCTTTAAAATCGTTTGATGGGGTTTTGGAACTCGATAAAAAATTGGCAAAAGACCAACAATATGCCGTTGATGGTAAAAGCTATCTGGAAGCAAGTTATACTGAAGTTCCTTACGAACGATTAGAATCTATTGTTTTAAAGGCTTTTGAAGAAGCACCTCATTTTATGCTGCCTAATCTAAAATCGCCGATGAAAGAACGGGTGTACGAATTAAGAAGCTACGAAGGCCCTACTGAGAAATATTTTCAGAATAAAGTTCAAATGTTTAATAAAGGCGACGAGATCGGTTTATTTAAAAGGCTAAATTTTAATGCCGTATTTTATGGAGAAGTAATCGCGGGTAGCCGTATGCCTAATCTGATGTATTTAACCACTTTCGAAAATAAGGCAGATAGAGATGCGCACTGGAAAGCATTCTCTGCAGATGATTATTGGAAGAAACTATCGGCAATGCCAGAGTATCAGCACAATGTTTCTAAAAACGACACTAGATTTGTCTACCCAACAGACTATTCAGATTTTTAA
- a CDS encoding S9 family peptidase, whose protein sequence is MTIYIMAKKSIAFILLSFVSFQVLAQQAGLQPYAPSAAEVANAYQLSTKLDTALRNIPTNNDLIPFWKKDGSAFWYKKNLPNKTWEYYNVDAATGKRKAAFDHAKLAQNLEKVTGKKQNPLKLQFAELYFADQGNTAKLKMQNNWYLLNLNDYSLTNTNDTSIYRYNAKRPLQQRRSRWQRNRESRKSPDGKSEILIRGGNLFVIDLATKTETQLSTDGNADKPYGEFAWSPDGKNIVAYKIDPKEIKKVHYVLSSVPGTTRGELKSREYAQPGDDFTAYQPYVFNIAAKTAIKVDADPIDFFGAPELHWRDNNSRYYTYEKVDRGHQRFRVIEVDVLTGKTKNIIDEKTKTFIYENRIYTRYLPKTNEILWTSEQDGWQHLYLVDALTGKQRLITKGNYVVKDIDSVDVVKREVWFRANGMHAGEDPYFIHYYRIGFDGKGLVNLTPEKGNHNLSFSPDRKYYIDTYSQVNVPPVSELRLTASTKKINEIEHGQATIYLATGVKLPEVFVAKGRDGITDIWGIVCFPSTMDPSKSYPVIENIYAGPHDSFVPKSFLPASEMQSIAELGFIVVQIDGMGTANRSKAFHDVCWKNIADAGFPDRILWMKAMAVKYPNADISRVGIYGTSAGGQSSTGALLFHPEFYKAAVSACGCHDNRIDKQWWNEQWMGYPVGPHYGEQSNISNAGKLEGNLFLIVGEADENVPPESTYRLADALIKANKDFDILSIPGMGHSDGGIYGRRRKRDFFVKHLLHAEPPNPNLLVQ, encoded by the coding sequence ATGACCATTTACATCATGGCTAAAAAATCAATAGCCTTCATCTTATTAAGTTTTGTTTCTTTTCAGGTGCTGGCACAGCAAGCGGGGTTGCAGCCTTATGCACCAAGTGCCGCTGAAGTCGCAAATGCTTACCAATTATCCACGAAACTGGATACTGCATTGCGTAATATTCCAACCAACAATGATCTGATTCCTTTCTGGAAAAAAGACGGAAGCGCATTTTGGTATAAAAAAAATCTTCCTAACAAAACATGGGAGTATTATAATGTAGATGCTGCAACTGGTAAGCGCAAAGCTGCATTTGATCATGCTAAACTTGCGCAGAACCTAGAAAAAGTTACCGGTAAAAAACAGAACCCGTTAAAGCTTCAGTTTGCCGAGCTTTATTTTGCCGATCAGGGCAATACTGCAAAATTAAAAATGCAGAATAACTGGTACCTGTTAAATCTTAACGATTATAGTTTAACTAATACCAACGATACCAGTATTTATCGTTATAATGCCAAAAGGCCTTTACAGCAACGGAGATCGCGCTGGCAACGAAACCGCGAATCAAGAAAATCGCCAGATGGCAAAAGCGAAATCCTGATTCGTGGTGGTAACCTGTTTGTAATTGATTTAGCAACAAAAACAGAGACTCAATTGAGTACCGATGGTAATGCCGATAAACCTTATGGTGAATTTGCATGGTCGCCAGATGGCAAAAATATTGTTGCCTATAAAATCGATCCAAAAGAAATTAAAAAAGTACATTATGTATTAAGTTCAGTTCCCGGTACCACGCGTGGCGAATTAAAATCGAGAGAATATGCACAGCCTGGCGATGACTTTACAGCTTATCAGCCCTATGTTTTTAATATAGCGGCTAAAACGGCCATTAAAGTAGATGCTGATCCGATAGATTTTTTTGGTGCACCAGAACTGCATTGGCGCGACAATAACAGTAGGTATTATACTTATGAGAAAGTAGACCGAGGCCATCAGCGTTTCAGGGTAATTGAAGTGGATGTTTTAACCGGCAAAACTAAAAATATTATCGACGAGAAAACAAAGACCTTCATTTATGAAAATCGTATTTATACAAGATATTTACCCAAAACAAATGAAATATTATGGACGAGTGAGCAGGATGGATGGCAACATCTTTATTTGGTGGATGCCTTAACCGGAAAGCAGCGCTTAATTACCAAAGGAAATTACGTGGTTAAGGATATTGATAGTGTAGATGTTGTAAAACGCGAGGTTTGGTTCAGGGCAAATGGAATGCATGCCGGTGAAGATCCTTATTTTATCCATTACTACAGAATCGGGTTCGATGGAAAAGGCCTGGTAAACCTCACGCCCGAAAAAGGTAACCATAACCTTAGCTTTTCTCCTGACCGTAAATATTATATCGATACCTACTCTCAGGTAAATGTACCCCCTGTTAGCGAGTTAAGGTTAACTGCAAGTACAAAAAAGATAAACGAAATAGAACATGGACAAGCAACTATTTATTTGGCTACCGGTGTTAAACTGCCTGAAGTGTTTGTGGCCAAAGGAAGAGATGGCATTACCGACATTTGGGGCATTGTTTGTTTCCCTTCAACAATGGATCCGAGCAAATCTTATCCTGTTATCGAAAATATTTATGCAGGTCCTCATGATAGTTTTGTACCTAAAAGTTTCTTGCCTGCCAGTGAGATGCAGAGCATTGCAGAATTAGGCTTTATTGTGGTACAGATTGATGGAATGGGAACGGCCAACCGGTCTAAAGCTTTTCATGATGTATGCTGGAAAAACATAGCCGATGCTGGTTTCCCCGACAGGATATTGTGGATGAAAGCTATGGCCGTTAAATATCCGAATGCTGATATTTCAAGAGTAGGGATTTACGGCACTTCGGCAGGTGGGCAAAGCTCAACAGGGGCATTGTTATTCCATCCCGAGTTTTATAAAGCTGCGGTTTCTGCCTGTGGTTGTCACGATAACCGCATCGATAAACAATGGTGGAACGAACAATGGATGGGCTATCCGGTAGGGCCGCACTATGGAGAACAATCTAATATTTCAAATGCCGGTAAATTAGAGGGTAACCTATTTTTAATTGTTGGCGAAGCCGATGAAAATGTACCACCAGAATCGACCTACCGACTTGCCGATGCATTAATCAAAGCCAATAAAGATTTCGATATTTTAAGCATTCCGGGTATGGGCCACAGTGATGGCGGTATTTACGGACGAAGGCGTAAACGTGATTTCTTTGTAAAACATTTATTGCATGCCGAACCACCAAACCCAAACTTATTAGTTCAATAG
- a CDS encoding alpha-glucosidase domain-containing protein, with amino-acid sequence MTPHYFFKNFKITNSKNQPKSVVLVFAFFLITSPFFVSAQPAAQKTNQVAQKVTKVLGAKKINTTTVELLLSDNQRLTLDFYGDHIFRLFEDPTGGFIRDPEAKPEAKILVENPRRPVSKLDIKDEGNQLFISTGKITVLFDKNTSLIKIINLATQAVAVEELAPIQFEKGKVSLSLKENPQEYFYGGGVQNGRFSHKGRNISIENQNSWTDGGVASPTPFYWSTNGYAVMWYTFSKGNYNFGAKEKGLVKLAHETDYLDAIFYD; translated from the coding sequence ATGACCCCGCATTACTTTTTCAAAAACTTTAAAATAACCAATTCCAAAAATCAGCCTAAAAGCGTTGTTTTGGTATTTGCGTTTTTTTTAATCACCTCTCCGTTTTTTGTTTCTGCTCAACCGGCTGCTCAGAAAACCAATCAGGTAGCACAAAAGGTTACGAAAGTGCTTGGTGCAAAAAAGATTAATACCACCACGGTAGAATTGTTGCTTTCTGATAACCAACGCTTGACCTTAGATTTTTATGGCGATCATATTTTCCGCCTTTTCGAAGATCCTACAGGAGGTTTTATACGCGATCCGGAAGCCAAACCAGAAGCCAAAATTTTGGTAGAAAACCCGCGCAGACCTGTTTCAAAACTGGATATTAAGGATGAGGGTAATCAACTGTTCATATCTACGGGTAAGATTACTGTTCTTTTCGATAAAAACACCTCGCTGATCAAAATTATTAACCTTGCTACACAAGCTGTAGCTGTTGAAGAATTAGCGCCGATTCAATTCGAGAAAGGAAAAGTAAGCCTTAGCTTAAAAGAAAATCCACAGGAATATTTTTATGGTGGTGGTGTACAGAACGGCCGTTTCTCACACAAGGGAAGAAATATTTCTATCGAAAACCAAAATTCCTGGACAGATGGAGGGGTAGCTTCGCCAACACCTTTTTATTGGTCTACCAATGGTTATGCTGTAATGTGGTATACCTTCAGTAAAGGAAATTACAATTTTGGTGCTAAAGAAAAAGGATTGGTAAAATTGGCGCACGAAACCGATTACCTGGATGCAATTTTTTATGATTAA
- a CDS encoding glycoside hydrolase family 28 protein, whose protein sequence is MIPNTWYIVSVSIKGNKTASLNAIRFKTKAKGKTYNILDFGAKGDGIANNTKAIQTAINACSAGGTVYIPKGIFVSGALYLKSNMTLRIEEGGVLKGSTVVEDYLPMILNRFEGWELKTYASLLNAGTLNRNGTYNVKDLRITGKGTISGGGKKLGDAMIKASGIRSRGRLVCLMNCQNVSLSDLTITEPPCWTIHYIYSNNITCQNLNIITVNIRNGDGIDPDSSTDTYIFNCTFDTGDDCIAIKSGKNPEGFFVAKPTKNVRITDCDFKRGHGISIGSEMSGGVSNVLVQDCKAGKLLHGMQIKGTKDRGGYVKNVTVADCQLLQITIYSAVNYNNDGEAAPQIPTFENFVFKNIDMSMASNAVAAIDINGFKDPAHRLRNVTFTNITLPEQSKIMVNDAEKIKFTAVQSVTGTKPQYVVNNSSEVVY, encoded by the coding sequence TTGATACCAAATACCTGGTACATAGTAAGTGTAAGTATAAAAGGGAATAAAACCGCCAGCTTAAATGCCATCCGTTTTAAAACAAAAGCAAAAGGAAAAACGTACAATATTTTAGATTTCGGCGCAAAAGGAGATGGTATAGCCAATAATACGAAAGCCATTCAAACAGCAATAAATGCCTGTAGTGCAGGTGGCACGGTTTATATTCCCAAAGGAATTTTTGTATCAGGTGCATTATATTTAAAAAGTAATATGACCCTCCGGATAGAAGAAGGTGGTGTGTTAAAAGGATCAACAGTGGTTGAGGATTATTTACCGATGATTCTAAACCGTTTTGAAGGCTGGGAGCTGAAAACATACGCCAGTTTACTCAACGCAGGTACGCTTAACCGTAACGGAACTTATAATGTGAAAGATTTAAGAATTACAGGTAAAGGCACCATTAGTGGCGGAGGGAAAAAACTTGGTGATGCGATGATCAAAGCCAGTGGAATAAGAAGCAGAGGCCGTTTAGTTTGCTTAATGAACTGTCAGAACGTAAGTCTTTCTGATTTAACGATTACTGAACCTCCTTGCTGGACCATTCATTATATTTATAGTAATAACATAACCTGTCAAAATTTAAACATTATAACCGTAAACATCCGTAATGGGGATGGTATAGATCCTGATTCTTCTACTGACACTTATATTTTTAACTGTACTTTCGACACTGGTGATGATTGTATTGCCATTAAATCTGGTAAAAATCCTGAAGGCTTTTTTGTAGCTAAACCAACTAAAAATGTACGGATAACAGATTGCGACTTTAAACGTGGCCATGGTATTTCGATTGGTAGCGAAATGTCGGGCGGGGTAAGCAACGTTTTGGTACAGGATTGCAAGGCAGGGAAACTATTGCACGGCATGCAGATAAAAGGAACAAAAGATAGAGGTGGTTATGTGAAAAATGTAACCGTAGCAGATTGCCAACTTTTACAGATTACCATCTACTCAGCAGTTAACTACAACAACGATGGCGAAGCCGCACCGCAAATACCAACTTTCGAAAATTTTGTATTCAAAAATATCGATATGTCTATGGCTTCAAATGCAGTCGCAGCGATTGATATCAACGGTTTTAAAGATCCTGCTCACCGCTTGCGAAATGTAACTTTTACCAATATCACACTGCCAGAGCAGTCAAAAATTATGGTGAACGATGCAGAGAAGATAAAATTCACTGCAGTACAATCAGTAACAGGTACCAAACCCCAATATGTCGTGAACAATAGTTCCGAAGTGGTTTATTAG
- a CDS encoding APC family permease: protein MIEKETTQFKPSLKLMDATMLVAGSMIGSGIFIVSADITRNVGSSGWLLVVWLITGFMTLTAALSYGELSAMFPKAGGQYIYLKEAYNPLISFLYGWSFFTVIQTATIAAVGVAFAKFTAYLVPALSEDLVAIDLGFFTISPAQLLAIGIIILLTYINNRGVNGGKVIQTTFTVAKLLSLFGLIAFGLFFLDKGIWKTNWENMWVLGPLSADGNIGSYTTLAAFGAIAAAMVGSIFSSDSWHNVTFIAGEIKNPARNIGLSLALGTIIVTVLYILTNVMYTGVLSLHDIAYADKDRVAVSAANHIFGTAGTIIIALMIMVSTFGCNNGLIMAGARVYYSMAKDGLFFKKVGTLNKNAVPGFGLWIQCIFACLWCISGKYGDLLDMISFVVVMFYMLTIFGIFILRKKRPDAERPYKAFGYPILPIIYMVMGLAFCILLIIFKPKFTWPGLIITLIGIPVYYLIKGSVARQDLKAKDAIDVSG from the coding sequence ATGATTGAAAAAGAAACCACACAGTTTAAACCCTCACTTAAATTGATGGATGCAACAATGCTTGTAGCCGGAAGTATGATCGGCTCAGGTATTTTTATTGTAAGTGCAGATATTACCCGAAACGTAGGCAGTTCTGGCTGGCTGTTAGTGGTTTGGTTAATCACAGGCTTTATGACGCTTACTGCTGCATTAAGCTATGGCGAATTAAGTGCCATGTTCCCAAAAGCTGGCGGACAGTATATTTATTTAAAAGAAGCATATAACCCGCTGATCAGTTTTTTATATGGCTGGAGTTTTTTTACGGTAATCCAAACCGCAACTATTGCCGCAGTAGGCGTGGCATTTGCCAAGTTTACCGCATACCTCGTGCCTGCACTCAGTGAAGATTTAGTAGCCATCGATTTAGGTTTCTTTACCATTTCACCAGCACAACTATTGGCTATTGGGATAATTATATTGCTTACGTATATAAACAACAGGGGGGTAAACGGCGGTAAAGTAATCCAAACCACCTTTACAGTGGCCAAATTGTTAAGTTTGTTCGGCCTGATTGCGTTTGGGCTTTTCTTTTTAGATAAAGGAATCTGGAAAACCAATTGGGAAAATATGTGGGTTTTAGGTCCGCTATCTGCTGATGGAAATATTGGTTCTTATACCACTTTGGCAGCATTTGGTGCCATTGCTGCTGCCATGGTAGGTTCGATATTTAGCAGCGACTCCTGGCACAACGTTACCTTTATTGCCGGCGAAATTAAAAACCCTGCGCGCAATATTGGCTTGAGTTTAGCCTTAGGAACCATTATCGTAACAGTGCTCTACATCCTTACCAATGTGATGTATACAGGTGTACTTTCCTTACACGATATCGCCTATGCTGACAAAGATCGCGTGGCGGTTTCTGCTGCCAACCATATTTTCGGTACGGCAGGTACCATTATTATTGCATTAATGATTATGGTTTCGACTTTCGGTTGTAATAACGGTTTAATTATGGCTGGTGCCAGGGTATATTATTCCATGGCCAAAGACGGGCTTTTCTTTAAAAAAGTTGGCACGCTCAACAAAAATGCAGTACCTGGATTTGGGCTATGGATTCAATGCATTTTTGCTTGTTTGTGGTGCATTAGCGGAAAATATGGCGATCTGCTGGATATGATCTCGTTTGTGGTGGTGATGTTTTATATGCTCACCATCTTCGGGATATTTATCCTTCGTAAAAAACGACCTGACGCGGAACGTCCGTACAAAGCTTTTGGCTACCCTATTCTGCCGATCATTTATATGGTAATGGGACTGGCCTTTTGTATATTACTGATTATTTTTAAACCCAAATTTACCTGGCCTGGATTAATCATCACTTTAATAGGAATACCGGTTTATTACCTGATTAAAGGAAGTGTTGCCCGTCAGGATTTGAAAGCAAAAGATGCAATTGATGTGAGCGGTTAA
- a CDS encoding TIM-barrel domain-containing protein, translated as MQFFMINDGAVPLLNDFYQLTGNPILLPKFGFYQGHLNAYNRDFWKEDEKGTLFEDGKRYKESQKDNGGVKESLNGEKNNYQFSARAVIDRYKKHDMPLGWVLPNDGYGAGYGQAETLDGNIQNLKSFGDYARKNGVEIGLWTQSDLHPKPEVSPLLQRDMIKEVRDAGVRVLKTDVAWVGAGYSFGLNGVADVAQIMPYYGNSSRPFIISLDGWAGTQRYASIWSGDQTGGVWEYIRFHIPTYLGSGLSGQPNITSDMDGIFGGKNLTINTRDFQWKTFTPMELNMDGWGANEKYPHALGEPVASINRNYLKLKSALIPYTYSVAREAVTGLPIIRAMFLEYPNAYTKGTSTQYQYLYGPSFLVAPIYQATKSDEKGNDIRNGIYLPEGTWIDYFTGEKYTGNSILNSFDAPLWKLPVFVKNGAIIPMTNPNNHVAEINKANRIYELYPFGKTSFTEYDDDGATEAYKLGKGASTLIESELNQKNNALVTIHPSKGDFDGFVKEKTTEFVINVTEKPKRLTARVGNNKVKLIEVNSKEEFLKQVNVYFYDAIPNLNRFATKGSEFESVAMVKNPQLLVKLQSTNITLNPVTLSIDGFKFEPADKQRLSIGKLTAPVNAKVTDKNREAYTLTPGWTKVSNADFYEIDFNDMHYTTIRDTALMFDGLLAETPYSFKLRAVNKDGYSDWTEIKATTKTNPLEFAIQGIVAETTVENQGGSGINKLFDYDEGNTWHTKWVVKAVPFDMIIDLKSINQLDKFHYLPRTGKGNGILLKGKVFYSNNKEIWTEAGAFEWANNDEIKLFNFTAHPAARYIKIAVADGVGGFGSGRELYVFKIPGTESYLPGDINNDRLIDKNDLTSYINYTGLRKGDADFEGYISNGDINKNNLIDAYDVSVVATQLEGGVKNAKIDKVAGKLEISTAKQAYNKGEIIEIKVKGVNLKSVNALSFALPYNAQDYDFVSVQPLNTKQMDNLTNDRLHTNGAKVLYPTFVNIGNKDALNETTDLFILKLKAKRKLQFGLKLSEGILVDKNLNSVIF; from the coding sequence ATGCAATTTTTTATGATTAACGATGGAGCAGTACCTTTATTGAACGATTTTTATCAACTTACCGGAAATCCGATTTTGTTGCCAAAATTTGGTTTCTATCAAGGACATTTAAACGCTTACAACCGCGATTTTTGGAAAGAAGATGAAAAAGGAACCTTATTTGAAGATGGCAAACGTTACAAAGAAAGCCAGAAAGATAATGGCGGTGTAAAGGAATCGCTTAACGGTGAAAAAAACAATTATCAGTTTTCAGCCCGTGCTGTGATTGATCGTTATAAAAAACATGATATGCCTTTGGGCTGGGTACTTCCAAATGATGGTTATGGTGCAGGTTATGGCCAGGCCGAAACATTGGATGGCAATATTCAAAACTTAAAGAGTTTTGGCGATTACGCCCGTAAAAATGGCGTAGAAATTGGTTTATGGACACAGTCTGATCTTCATCCGAAACCAGAAGTAAGCCCTTTATTACAGCGCGATATGATTAAGGAAGTCAGAGATGCTGGTGTGCGTGTTTTAAAAACCGATGTGGCATGGGTTGGTGCAGGTTATTCGTTCGGGTTAAATGGCGTTGCAGATGTGGCGCAGATTATGCCTTATTATGGCAATAGCAGTCGTCCATTTATCATCTCATTAGATGGCTGGGCGGGAACCCAACGTTATGCCAGTATTTGGTCAGGTGATCAAACTGGTGGTGTTTGGGAATATATCCGTTTCCACATTCCTACTTATTTAGGCTCTGGTTTATCAGGTCAACCCAATATTACTTCTGATATGGATGGTATTTTTGGTGGTAAAAACCTGACCATTAATACGCGGGATTTCCAATGGAAAACCTTTACGCCAATGGAATTAAATATGGACGGTTGGGGAGCTAACGAAAAATATCCACACGCATTAGGCGAGCCTGTAGCATCAATCAACCGCAATTATTTAAAACTGAAATCAGCGCTGATTCCGTATACTTATAGTGTGGCAAGAGAAGCTGTTACCGGATTGCCGATCATCAGAGCGATGTTTCTGGAGTATCCAAATGCCTATACCAAAGGTACTTCAACACAATATCAATATCTATACGGGCCTTCTTTCTTAGTAGCGCCAATTTATCAGGCAACCAAATCAGATGAGAAAGGTAACGATATCCGCAATGGCATTTACCTCCCGGAAGGAACATGGATTGATTATTTCACAGGAGAAAAATATACAGGAAACAGCATCCTTAACAGTTTTGATGCACCGTTATGGAAGTTGCCTGTTTTTGTGAAAAATGGGGCTATTATTCCGATGACGAATCCGAATAACCATGTTGCTGAAATCAATAAAGCAAACCGCATCTATGAATTGTATCCTTTTGGAAAAACTTCATTTACTGAATACGATGATGACGGTGCAACGGAGGCTTATAAATTAGGAAAGGGCGCTTCTACTTTAATCGAATCAGAACTAAATCAAAAAAACAATGCCTTGGTTACCATTCATCCTTCAAAGGGCGATTTTGATGGCTTTGTGAAAGAAAAAACAACTGAATTTGTGATTAACGTTACCGAAAAACCGAAAAGATTAACGGCAAGAGTTGGGAACAATAAAGTCAAACTAATAGAAGTAAACTCGAAAGAAGAATTTTTGAAGCAGGTTAATGTGTATTTCTACGATGCCATACCAAACTTAAACCGTTTTGCAACAAAAGGAAGCGAGTTTGAAAGTGTGGCAATGGTTAAAAATCCTCAGTTGCTGGTTAAACTTCAATCTACCAATATTACCCTCAATCCGGTAACACTTAGTATTGACGGGTTTAAATTTGAGCCTGCAGATAAACAACGTTTGTCAATAGGCAAATTAACCGCTCCTGTTAATGCAAAGGTGACTGATAAAAACAGAGAAGCCTATACGCTTACCCCAGGCTGGACCAAAGTGAGCAATGCAGATTTTTATGAAATCGATTTTAACGATATGCATTATACTACGATCCGTGATACTGCTTTGATGTTTGATGGCTTGTTGGCTGAAACACCTTATTCATTTAAACTGCGTGCAGTAAATAAAGATGGTTATTCTGATTGGACAGAAATTAAAGCAACTACTAAAACTAATCCGCTAGAGTTTGCTATTCAGGGTATTGTAGCCGAAACTACAGTCGAAAATCAAGGAGGCTCTGGTATCAATAAATTGTTCGATTATGACGAAGGTAATACCTGGCATACCAAATGGGTTGTTAAGGCAGTTCCTTTTGATATGATCATTGATCTCAAATCGATCAACCAACTGGATAAATTCCACTACCTGCCACGCACGGGAAAAGGGAACGGGATTTTATTAAAAGGTAAAGTGTTTTATAGCAACAATAAAGAAATCTGGACAGAAGCTGGCGCATTTGAATGGGCCAATAACGACGAAATTAAACTATTTAATTTTACAGCGCATCCTGCAGCACGTTACATTAAAATTGCAGTTGCTGATGGTGTAGGTGGTTTTGGATCAGGTAGAGAGTTATATGTATTTAAGATTCCTGGTACCGAAAGTTATCTTCCGGGCGATATCAATAACGACCGTTTAATTGATAAGAACGATTTAACTTCATACATCAATTATACTGGTTTAAGAAAAGGTGATGCCGATTTTGAAGGTTATATCAGCAATGGTGATATCAACAAAAATAACCTGATTGATGCTTACGATGTTTCGGTTGTGGCTACACAGCTTGAAGGAGGTGTAAAAAATGCTAAAATTGATAAAGTTGCAGGTAAACTAGAAATCAGTACCGCTAAACAAGCTTACAACAAAGGCGAAATTATCGAAATTAAAGTAAAGGGAGTAAACCTGAAATCAGTAAATGCTTTAAGTTTTGCGCTGCCATACAATGCACAGGATTATGATTTTGTAAGCGTTCAGCCTTTAAACACCAAACAGATGGATAACCTGACCAACGATCGGCTGCACACCAATGGTGCCAAGGTGCTATATCCAACCTTTGTAAACATAGGCAACAAAGATGCTTTAAATGAAACGACTGATCTGTTTATCCTGAAATTAAAAGCAAAACGGAAACTACAATTCGGGCTTAAGCTTAGCGAAGGCATTTTAGTAGATAAGAATCTCAATTCAGTTATATTTTAG